A genomic segment from Paenibacillus sp. FSL K6-1096 encodes:
- a CDS encoding response regulator transcription factor yields MFHVGVCDDDAEVLGKLKQYFAQLSLVADYSFDVHYYPSGEALLKQYRAMQGEYAYHLLILDVEMTGISGIETAQAIRSIPDWDVQIIFLSSYPEYIMASFDVQTFQYMLKPVPYSLFKSKILKLCRYIDSCSNRFVTIKVEDGQVVLRRPDIIAIIKIKHSLAQNKLKVITSTQEYIINGTLQACSNKLGPQFLTIHRSIIVNLEHVRRFNSSTVVMCNDEEYPIGRSRSKTVKDVYAEYMLEDLQRRG; encoded by the coding sequence TTGTTCCATGTAGGCGTGTGTGATGATGACGCCGAGGTTCTGGGTAAGCTGAAGCAATATTTTGCCCAGTTGTCCTTAGTGGCCGATTATTCATTCGATGTCCACTACTACCCTTCCGGTGAAGCACTGCTTAAGCAGTATAGAGCCATGCAGGGAGAATACGCGTATCATCTGCTGATTCTGGATGTCGAAATGACCGGGATCAGCGGGATAGAGACAGCCCAGGCTATCCGTTCGATCCCGGACTGGGATGTGCAGATCATATTCCTGAGCAGCTACCCTGAATACATAATGGCCAGCTTCGACGTCCAGACCTTCCAATACATGCTGAAGCCGGTTCCGTATAGCTTATTCAAGAGCAAGATTCTGAAGCTGTGCCGTTATATCGATTCATGTTCCAACCGTTTTGTCACGATCAAAGTCGAAGACGGACAGGTCGTGTTACGGCGGCCCGACATTATTGCAATTATCAAAATTAAGCATTCGCTGGCCCAGAACAAGCTGAAGGTCATCACATCAACTCAGGAGTATATCATCAATGGAACCTTGCAGGCCTGCTCAAATAAACTGGGTCCCCAATTTTTGACGATTCACCGGTCAATCATCGTTAATCTGGAGCATGTCCGCCGATTCAACTCAAGTACCGTGGTGATGTGTAATGACGAGGAATATCCGATTGGCCGCTCCCGGTCGAAGACGGTCAAGGATGTCTATGCGGAATATATGCTGGAAGACCTGCAAAGGAGAGGATAA
- a CDS encoding ABC transporter ATP-binding protein: protein MTAKTMTHVRNIIMIVKLFCTRDLTFSLGLMALTALLAPLGAWFYKLLIDGLPALRSVSDVTHKLLILVAGYAVLKIILDCCEHLTAHVNNRLKYNINREFIRQVNKKLSVITMEELENPAVYDLLERVQSNVNKGILAYINNALSVALPVFSIFSYIVLLMRINLYFPLIAVAGTVPYLLLMNEQGRRSYFQAVEQSKPLRRLNYMYEVLTSRKYAKEIRMFGLIDYLNDRTETIRHVVWKEKFRLLLHYTLGGALVDLFRNVALGICLLITVTGVLDHSMSIGDVMLIITSMQAITDGLSSMVNKISSMNSYTLYMEDLLNFLNLPEYAGGGHMTLTDSDASFIRFRNVDFSYPGSANLTLKNIDITIHKGEKIALVGENGCGKSTFIHLLLGLYKPTSGEVLIGEKALGDVLEAFRKKTVCVFQNFLRYQFSVADNIRAGNFGQDFQEQSLRNLGIESFIRQLPQGLDTQLGQLEHNDIELSGGQWQRLAIARALSRPEAEILIMDEPTASLDPKVETQIYEEFSELCQNRTAIMISHRLGVTRLCDMIYVFDQGEICESGSHAELMKHRGKYYEMYTAQSYLYA from the coding sequence ATGACTGCAAAAACGATGACCCATGTCCGCAACATAATAATGATTGTCAAGCTGTTCTGTACGAGGGACCTGACCTTCTCATTGGGGCTTATGGCGTTAACCGCGCTGCTGGCTCCCCTTGGAGCCTGGTTTTATAAGCTGTTGATCGACGGCCTCCCTGCCTTGCGTTCAGTATCCGATGTAACGCACAAGCTGCTCATTCTTGTTGCCGGCTACGCCGTACTAAAGATCATTCTGGACTGCTGTGAGCATCTTACAGCACATGTTAATAATCGCCTGAAATATAACATTAACCGTGAATTCATCAGACAAGTGAACAAGAAGCTGTCTGTTATTACGATGGAAGAACTGGAGAATCCGGCCGTCTATGATCTTCTAGAGCGGGTACAATCCAATGTGAATAAAGGTATATTGGCCTACATCAATAACGCATTGTCCGTGGCGCTTCCGGTGTTCTCCATTTTCTCGTATATTGTTCTGCTCATGAGGATCAACCTTTATTTTCCCCTGATTGCCGTCGCGGGTACAGTTCCGTATCTGCTGCTGATGAATGAACAGGGGCGGCGGAGCTACTTCCAGGCAGTAGAGCAGAGCAAGCCGCTGCGCCGTCTGAACTATATGTACGAGGTGCTGACCAGCCGGAAGTATGCGAAGGAGATCCGTATGTTCGGCTTAATTGATTATTTGAACGACCGTACGGAGACAATCCGCCATGTGGTGTGGAAAGAGAAGTTCAGATTACTTCTGCATTATACGCTGGGCGGAGCGCTCGTCGATCTGTTCCGCAATGTTGCGCTGGGCATCTGCCTGCTGATAACCGTTACAGGTGTTCTGGATCACAGTATGAGCATAGGCGATGTGATGCTGATCATCACGTCTATGCAGGCGATAACAGACGGCCTAAGCAGTATGGTGAATAAAATCAGTTCGATGAACAGCTACACATTGTATATGGAGGATCTGCTGAATTTCCTGAACCTCCCAGAATATGCTGGCGGCGGGCATATGACTTTGACAGACTCTGACGCATCATTCATAAGATTCAGGAATGTGGATTTCAGCTATCCGGGCAGCGCAAATCTCACTTTGAAAAATATAGATATCACAATACATAAAGGCGAGAAGATTGCTCTGGTCGGCGAAAACGGGTGCGGCAAGTCCACGTTTATTCATCTGCTTCTGGGCTTGTACAAGCCCACCTCAGGTGAGGTGCTGATCGGGGAGAAGGCGCTGGGTGACGTCCTGGAGGCGTTCAGGAAGAAGACAGTCTGTGTCTTCCAAAACTTTCTTAGGTACCAGTTCTCGGTAGCAGACAATATCCGGGCGGGCAATTTCGGGCAAGACTTCCAGGAGCAGTCCCTGCGGAACTTAGGCATAGAGTCCTTCATCAGACAGCTCCCACAGGGGCTGGACACCCAGCTTGGACAGCTTGAGCATAATGACATAGAGCTGTCCGGCGGACAATGGCAGAGGCTGGCGATTGCCCGGGCGCTCAGCCGGCCGGAAGCCGAAATTCTGATTATGGACGAACCTACAGCCAGCCTTGACCCTAAGGTGGAGACACAGATTTACGAAGAATTCTCCGAGCTGTGCCAGAATAGGACGGCCATCATGATCTCACACCGTCTGGGCGTAACAAGGCTCTGCGATATGATCTATGTTTTTGACCAGGGAGAGATCTGTGAATCCGGGTCCCATGCTGAACTGATGAAGCACAGAGGGAAATATTATGAGATGTATACCGCGCAGAGTTACTTGTATGCGTAA
- a CDS encoding BlaI/MecI/CopY family transcriptional regulator — MELKLYDSELKVMEVVWREGKLPASDLAVILNRETGWNRNTTYTVIKKLIAKDAIERTDPGFICTALIPKEQVQSYETKELINKMYNGSAEMFFSAFLNEKNLSKADIDKLKKIVESLS; from the coding sequence ATGGAGCTGAAATTGTATGATTCCGAATTGAAGGTTATGGAAGTTGTATGGAGGGAAGGCAAGCTGCCTGCCAGTGATCTGGCCGTCATTCTGAACCGGGAAACGGGCTGGAACAGGAATACGACCTACACGGTAATCAAGAAGCTGATCGCCAAGGATGCTATCGAGCGGACAGATCCCGGCTTCATCTGCACCGCCCTGATCCCCAAAGAGCAGGTGCAGTCCTATGAAACGAAGGAACTGATTAACAAGATGTACAACGGTTCGGCAGAGATGTTCTTCTCAGCATTCCTTAATGAGAAGAATCTCAGCAAGGCCGACATCGACAAGCTGAAGAAAATTGTGGAAAGCTTGAGCTGA
- a CDS encoding ABC transporter ATP-binding protein, producing the protein MKEYKWVLATFVRQQPVTMVSILLLYLLMYSLQPLELLLIQRLIVSLGQSPGILAIAMLIFAYVLVYSLKHIQYSFSLLFIELLENKVGALLQRQMFDAIAKADLCKLDQADYLLQIERAKDTLWYKLTNAVNGLFHFAGAVAGFCISALIILRLGAGYLLVFILLGLLYNYFMKKNTAEHIALMKQQEHEDRKLSYLSQLMQDRSSQKEIRSFQIFGWLEAKRLGKFDEIRDMNLSFSRKWTLIGCMWSALMLGLENSMLLVMCYGVALAKLSVDQLIVLTQGQGQIIEGINACAEFLSEARMNTIYIKEFRELITEKQPDRKPPLPLPLLSKNRTVVELQNVSFAYGEHPPVLKHINLRIGRGEIIVLVGENGSGKSTLAKLMAGLLKPTEGTVRNDCAAATAAFQDYAKFEFSIRDNVGIGDVTHIDDVDLIREAAVKGQLNQVIVQYPEGLNTILGKKFDAGGIDMSEGQWQKVAVSRAFMRDADFILFDEPSASLDALSEIQQFRNIGKYFRGRTVVLVSHRIGIAKLASRIVFIKQGEIVEEGTHAELMQRGGEYCSFFVNQAKWYDTGDQVI; encoded by the coding sequence ATGAAGGAATATAAGTGGGTTCTGGCCACCTTTGTCAGACAACAGCCGGTCACGATGGTCTCCATTCTCCTGCTCTATCTCTTAATGTATTCGTTGCAGCCGCTGGAGCTGCTTCTGATTCAACGCCTGATCGTCAGTCTTGGACAATCCCCCGGGATTCTGGCCATTGCCATGCTCATCTTTGCGTACGTCCTTGTCTATTCGCTCAAGCATATTCAGTATTCGTTCTCGCTGCTGTTCATCGAATTGCTTGAGAATAAGGTAGGTGCGCTGCTGCAACGGCAGATGTTCGATGCGATTGCCAAGGCGGATTTATGCAAGCTGGATCAGGCTGATTACCTGCTGCAAATCGAAAGAGCCAAGGATACGCTGTGGTATAAGCTGACGAACGCCGTTAACGGTTTGTTTCATTTCGCGGGGGCGGTAGCAGGCTTCTGTATCTCTGCGCTCATTATCCTCAGGCTGGGGGCCGGGTATCTACTGGTGTTTATACTGCTTGGACTGCTCTACAACTATTTCATGAAAAAAAATACGGCGGAGCACATTGCTCTGATGAAGCAGCAGGAGCACGAGGACCGCAAGCTGAGTTATTTGAGCCAGCTGATGCAGGACCGCAGCAGTCAGAAGGAGATCCGCAGCTTCCAGATCTTCGGTTGGCTGGAGGCGAAGCGGCTCGGCAAATTTGATGAGATCAGGGACATGAATCTGAGCTTCAGCCGCAAATGGACGCTTATCGGCTGCATGTGGTCTGCGCTCATGCTTGGCCTGGAGAACAGTATGCTGCTGGTCATGTGCTATGGGGTGGCGCTGGCTAAGCTGAGCGTTGATCAGTTAATTGTTCTCACCCAAGGCCAGGGACAGATTATTGAGGGGATTAATGCCTGCGCGGAATTCCTCTCGGAGGCCCGCATGAATACCATTTATATCAAAGAATTCAGAGAGCTGATTACAGAGAAGCAGCCGGATCGTAAGCCTCCTCTTCCCTTACCGCTCTTAAGTAAGAACAGAACGGTCGTTGAGCTACAAAATGTATCGTTCGCTTATGGTGAGCACCCGCCCGTCTTAAAGCATATTAACCTGCGTATTGGCAGAGGTGAGATTATTGTGCTGGTAGGCGAAAACGGTAGCGGCAAAAGCACCTTGGCCAAATTGATGGCCGGGCTGCTGAAGCCTACGGAAGGAACGGTGCGTAATGATTGTGCAGCCGCCACCGCCGCATTTCAGGATTATGCCAAATTTGAATTCTCGATCCGGGACAATGTCGGCATTGGCGATGTAACGCACATAGATGACGTTGATCTCATCCGTGAGGCTGCGGTGAAAGGTCAATTGAACCAGGTTATCGTACAATATCCAGAAGGATTGAACACCATATTGGGCAAAAAATTCGATGCCGGCGGAATCGACATGTCAGAAGGGCAATGGCAGAAGGTAGCGGTCAGCCGGGCATTTATGCGCGATGCCGATTTCATCCTGTTCGATGAGCCCTCCGCTTCTTTAGACGCGCTGTCGGAGATTCAGCAATTCCGCAATATCGGCAAATATTTCCGCGGCAGAACCGTTGTACTGGTATCACACAGAATTGGCATTGCCAAGCTGGCCAGCCGGATTGTTTTTATAAAGCAGGGAGAGATCGTGGAAGAAGGCACCCATGCTGAGCTGATGCAGCGGGGCGGCGAATATTGCAGCTTCTTCGTGAATCAGGCCAAATGGTATGATACGGGGGATCAAGTAATATGA
- a CDS encoding PqqD family peptide modification chaperone: MNANTLLSRVNVIHEDLGEESLVMDSNREMFFLNQTAKYLWEHCNGRTVSEVAGMLYDQCLEKEQLELSDIVTDCIGAFEELEQRGFVKIRK, from the coding sequence ATGAATGCGAATACGCTTTTGTCCAGAGTCAACGTAATTCATGAGGACCTGGGCGAAGAATCGCTGGTGATGGACAGTAATCGCGAGATGTTCTTTTTGAATCAGACCGCGAAGTATTTATGGGAGCATTGCAATGGAAGAACAGTATCCGAGGTAGCCGGTATGCTCTATGACCAGTGTTTGGAGAAGGAGCAGCTTGAGCTCAGCGATATTGTTACGGACTGTATCGGAGCGTTCGAGGAGCTGGAGCAGAGAGGTTTTGTGAAAATTAGGAAATGA
- a CDS encoding ATP-binding protein, which translates to MISAIVRRLRHREHYKATTIDRLTKANSRLQQQIEAQDSSYKQILHSFMDIKQIIHDTNKQLIYIRACIEQGQAAEGAGHISRILQDIEASCRQVATGNLAVDALVSHALSLAQELEITMEHRIQLSPQAKDFDRYDLCIVLGNLLDNAIEAAKQVRESEDRSIQLHIHANNKALVIYISNSIEAHGRPRDPKLRGTGLSNVQRVADNYGGHLKTAIKKGSYETVVVLPFLNSR; encoded by the coding sequence ATGATTTCAGCGATTGTCCGCCGTCTCAGACACAGGGAACATTACAAAGCCACTACAATCGACCGGCTGACGAAGGCGAATTCCAGGCTGCAGCAGCAAATCGAAGCCCAGGATTCCAGCTACAAGCAGATTTTGCATTCATTCATGGATATTAAACAGATCATTCATGATACCAACAAGCAATTAATATACATACGTGCCTGTATTGAACAAGGCCAAGCGGCAGAAGGCGCCGGGCATATCAGCAGAATATTGCAGGACATCGAAGCCTCCTGCAGGCAGGTGGCCACCGGCAACCTCGCGGTCGATGCTCTGGTCAGCCACGCGCTTAGCCTCGCTCAGGAGCTTGAGATCACCATGGAGCACAGAATCCAGCTCTCGCCTCAAGCTAAGGATTTCGACCGTTATGATCTGTGTATTGTGCTGGGCAATCTCCTGGACAATGCCATTGAAGCAGCAAAACAAGTCAGAGAGAGCGAGGACCGGTCCATTCAGCTCCATATCCATGCCAACAACAAGGCACTCGTTATCTACATCAGCAATTCAATCGAAGCTCATGGCCGGCCCAGAGACCCTAAGCTGCGTGGGACCGGGCTGAGCAATGTGCAGCGTGTAGCCGACAATTATGGCGGCCATCTGAAAACAGCCATCAAAAAAGGAAGCTACGAGACGGTAGTCGTTCTTCCCTTCTTAAATTCCCGGTGA
- a CDS encoding radical SAM protein — translation MEFLSPAESFKLNGCYLEITSNCNLRCLHCYNESGVLHSQIDKPAFMSIINELPDHPDTSITISGGEPTSHPEFWDFMDELKKKKFGMVLVITNGTYITPEIAERFASSNAAIQLSVNGSRADIHDQLCGRGSFDQTMRGLKHLLDAGMSERILIRSVLTGFNKDDMVNLLKMTAGFKIPQAEIASLSSLGRSENNKNNLYLDLLEKSELTERLHSHPEVADLISRGLKVTLPDDFTGACPLLTGVTEEDTKIPLTPRIDSSGNVFLCQLFTDVQYSIGNIYESSLSSMLKSQRLVNLVKFFQVGQNYMNKCQSCIWNEHCGKGCVAIAVANGGSVQDTDGCCRVRTKHYVSELQKNRKTLVPQP, via the coding sequence GTGGAATTTTTGTCACCTGCCGAGAGCTTTAAGTTAAACGGATGTTATCTGGAGATCACCTCCAATTGTAACCTGCGCTGTCTGCACTGCTATAACGAATCCGGTGTTCTGCATAGCCAGATTGATAAGCCGGCCTTCATGAGCATCATTAACGAACTGCCGGATCATCCCGATACAAGCATTACGATCTCCGGAGGGGAGCCAACCTCGCATCCTGAATTCTGGGATTTCATGGATGAGCTGAAGAAGAAGAAGTTCGGCATGGTGCTGGTCATTACCAATGGCACCTATATTACCCCGGAGATTGCAGAGAGGTTTGCTTCCTCTAACGCGGCCATTCAGTTAAGTGTCAACGGCTCACGTGCTGACATCCATGACCAGTTATGCGGGCGCGGCAGCTTCGATCAGACGATGCGGGGCTTGAAGCATTTGCTTGATGCCGGGATGAGTGAGCGAATTCTGATCCGCAGTGTGCTGACCGGCTTCAACAAAGATGATATGGTCAATCTGCTGAAGATGACCGCTGGCTTCAAGATTCCCCAAGCCGAAATTGCGAGTCTCAGCAGCCTGGGCCGAAGTGAGAATAACAAGAACAATTTATACCTGGATCTTCTGGAGAAATCTGAGCTGACGGAGCGTCTGCATAGTCATCCGGAGGTGGCGGATCTGATCAGCAGAGGGTTGAAAGTTACCCTGCCCGATGATTTCACAGGGGCCTGCCCCTTGCTCACTGGAGTGACAGAAGAGGATACCAAGATTCCGCTAACACCAAGAATAGACTCTTCAGGTAATGTGTTTCTGTGCCAGCTCTTCACAGATGTCCAGTATTCTATTGGCAATATCTATGAATCCTCTCTATCCTCTATGCTGAAGTCCCAGCGCCTCGTGAACCTGGTCAAGTTCTTTCAGGTGGGCCAGAATTACATGAACAAGTGCCAGAGTTGCATCTGGAATGAACATTGCGGCAAGGGCTGTGTGGCCATCGCTGTAGCCAATGGCGGGTCGGTTCAGGATACGGACGGCTGCTGCCGGGTAAGAACGAAGCATTATGTGTCTGAGCTACAAAAGAACAGAAAAACACTGGTGCCCCAGCCCTAA